Proteins found in one Saccharomyces mikatae IFO 1815 strain IFO1815 genome assembly, chromosome: 3 genomic segment:
- the CTR86 gene encoding Ctr86p (similar to Saccharomyces cerevisiae CTR86 (YCR054C); ancestral locus Anc_6.324): protein MAFEKFSDEFKLFDSIDAKMKNDPRCVEDYESIIENLNQVFQRTFNDEKHRKSMADSQFLWERLRDTLEATLLPTTLNAVSSIPYTRTMRGIILLMRNLAAENQKIPQKLLLQNLVIRGFLHADSEYVVDTPLIKHLYIACLTCLYNMQQNYSTVDMTTFLGLLKFFQYPYRIKFEEGEEEEQFWLPYLFLFKAYLCNDEFSNEFFRDNDTPESDYYSLRDIIFLDIVTAKFIRDQEESFVIEKGRSYLDDSKLKITSVDLSVLDCISKSLTTASFSKYLYGLENRQPGKFTKLLQILQLIVTSKEDWNKYELTTIMSWCYPILQRLASDDIPAFFKRSANNYTPSVAIQLHSTLLSCLDVISDLCKFDHVRKFLISYDSVRVLVSLLDTFQKNLLRINFLKGDSETMSDIKITDYQGNKIEDRVLIFNRVNANSSFIRADNFPNCKLVIIEILASLVYAHPEIQDQITELGGLGLILSNCVIDDNDPFIKERAIVCLKFLLKNNAKNQEYVKKMEAQDVVQDDALSKAGYEISVEKGGKVRLVSKKEVLENESSQIISVDED from the coding sequence ATggcctttgaaaaattctccgatgaattcaaattgtttgatTCAATCGAtgcaaaaatgaagaatgaCCCACGTTGCGTTGAGGATTATGAGTCTATAATCGAAAACCTGAaccaagtttttcaaaggacatttaatgatgaaaaacaTAGGAAATCGATGGCTGACTCTCAGTTTTTATGGGAACGATTAAGAGACACGTTGGAGGCAACTCTGTTACCGACAACCTTGAATGCAGTTAGCTCAATACCATATACAAGAACAATGAGAGGCATTATCTTACTGATGAGAAACCTTGCTGCTgaaaatcagaaaattcCACAGAAGCTTTTACTACAAAATCTAGTAATACGTGGTTTTCTGCATGCTGATAGTGAGTATGTCGTTGACACTCCACTAATAAAACATCTTTACATTGCGTGCTTGACATGCCTTTACAACATGCAACAAAATTACTCTACAGTAGATATGACTACTTTCTTAGGtctattgaaatttttccaatatCCCTATCGTATCAAGTTCGAGGAgggtgaagaagaggagCAATTTTGGTTGCCAtatctatttcttttcaaagcatATCTCTGCAATGATGAGTTTTCCAACGAATTTTTTAGGGACAATGACACACCTGAGAGTGACTATTATTCTCTAAGAGATATTATCTTTCTCGATATAGTTACAGCTAAATTCATTCGAGATCAAGAAGAATCCTTTGTAATTGAAAAGGGCAGAAGCTATCTGGATGattcaaaattaaaaattacATCTGTTGACCTATCTGTTTTAGACTGTATTAGCAAAAGCCTCACCACTGCTTCTTTTAGTAAATATCTTTATGGATTAGAAAATAGACAACCAGGAAAATTCACCAAACTGTTACAAATACTGCAGCTTATTGTAACGAGTAAAGAAGATTGGAATAAATACGAGTTAACTACAATTATGTCATGGTGTTATCCCATTTTGCAACGCCTTGCATCTGACGATATTCCTgcgtttttcaaaagaagtgCTAACAATTACACTCCTTCAGTTGCTATCCAACTACATTCAACTTTGCTATCCTGTTTAGATGTAATTTCTGACCTGTGTAAATTTGACCATgttagaaaatttttgatatcGTATGATTCTGTGAGAGTATTAGTATCGTTATTAGATACTTTCcagaaaaatttattgaGGATTAATTTCTTAAAGGGGGATAGTGAAACGATGAGTGACATTAAGATCACAGATTATCAAGGTAATAAAATCGAGGATCGAGTATTGATCTTTAACCGTGTCAACGCCAACTCATCTTTCATTAGGGCAGATAACTTCCCTAATTGTAAATTAGTCATAATTGAAATATTGGCGTCGCTGGTATACGCACATCCTGAAATTCAAGATCAAATAACAGAATTGGGTGGTCTTGGGTTAATTCTCTCCAATTGTGTTATTGACGATAACGATCCGTTCATTAAAGAAAGAGCCATTGTTTGTCTCAAgtttttattgaagaacaaTGCCAAGAATCAGGAATatgtcaaaaaaatggaagcaCAAGACGTTGTTCAGGATGATGCGTTGAGTAAAGCAGGTTATGAAATATCGGTGGAAAAGGGCGGCAAAGTTAGATTAGTatccaaaaaagaagtcCTTGAGAACGAAAGTTCACAGATTATTAGTGTAGATGAAGATTAA
- the PWP2 gene encoding snoRNA-binding rRNA-processing protein PWP2 (similar to Saccharomyces cerevisiae PWP2 (YCR057C); ancestral locus Anc_6.325): MKSDFKFSNLLGTVYRQGNLTFSDDGKQLISPVGNRVSVFDLINNKSFTFEYEHRKNIAAIDLNKQGTLLISIDEDGRAILVNFKARNVLHHFNFKERCSAVKFSPDGRLFALASGRFLQIWKTPDVNRDRQFAPFVRYRVHAGHFQDITSLTWSQDSRFILTTSKDLSAKIWSVDSEEKSLAATTFNGHRDYVMGAFFSHDQEKIYTVSKDGAVFVWEFTKRSTNDDESEDDDEEEEVDISKYSWRITSKHFFYANQSKVKCVTFHPATRLLAVGFTTGEFRLYDMPDFTLIQQLSMGQNPVNTVSVNNTGEWLAFGSSKLGQLLVYEWQSESYILKQQGHFDSTNSLAYSPDGSRVVTASDDGKIKVWDITSGFCLATFEEHTSSVTAVQFAKRGQVMFSSSLDGTVRAWDLIRYRNFRTFTGTERIQFNCLAVDPSGEVVCAGSLDNFDIHVWSVQTGQLLDALSGHEGPVSCLSFSQENSVLASASWDKTIRIWSIFGRSQQVEPLEVYSDVLALSMRPDGKEVAVSTLKGQISIFNIEDAKQVGNIDCRKDIISGRFNEDRFTAKNSERSKFFTTIHYSFDGMAIVAGGNNNSICLYDVPNEVLLKRFIVSRNMALNGTLEFLNSKKMTEAGSLDLIDDAGENSDLEDRIDNSLPGSQRGGDLSTRKMRPEVRVTSVEFSPTANAFAAASTEGLLIYSTNDTILFDPFDLDVDVTPRAAVDALREKQYLNALIMAFRLNEEYLINKVYESIPVKEIPLVASNVPVVYLPRILKFIGDFAIESQHIEFNLIWIKALLSASGDYINEHKYLFSTAMRSIQRFIARVAKDVVNTTTDNKYAYRFLISTDGSMNDGEVDDGEALLEDDREEDKDEADKEEDDVVMEESDDEGGWIGFNGKDNKLQLSNENDSSDEEQDQKELL, encoded by the coding sequence ATGAAGTCCGATTTTAAATTCTCGAACCTTTTAGGTACGGTCTACAGGCAAGGTAACTTAACCTTTTCGGATGACGGTAAGCAACTGATTTCGCCAGTTGGGAACAGGGTCAGTGTGTTTGACTTAATCAACAACAAATCGTTCACGTTTGAATACGAGCATAGGAAAAATATTGCCGCCATTGACTTGAACAAGCAGGGCACACTGTTGATTTCTATTGACGAGGACGGTCGCGCCATCCTCGTCAATTTCAAAGCTCGCAACgttcttcatcatttcaatttcaaagaaagatgCTCCGCTGTGAAGTTCAGTCCTGATGGGAGGCTCTTCGCATTGGCATCGGGCAGGTTTTTACAGATTTGGAAGACACCAGATGTCAACAGGGACAGACAGTTCGCCCCCTTTGTCCGTTATAGAGTGCATGCGGGACACTTCCAAGATATAACGTCTTTAACATGGTCACAGGACTCCAGGTTCATTCTCACCACTTCCAAAGACTTAAGCGCAAAGATATGGTCTGTAGATTCTGAGGAGAAGAGCCTTGCAGCGACTACATTCAACGGCCACAGAGACTATGTTATGGGTGCGTTCTTCAGCCACGACCAGGAAAAAATCTATACAGTAAGCAAAGACGGTGCTGTCTTTGTTTGGGAATTTACCAAGAGATCCACCAATGATGACGAAAGTGAAGATGACGAcgaggaagaggaagtaGACATTTCTAAATACAGTTGGAGAATTACAAgtaagcattttttttatgcaAACCAATCCAAAGTAAAATGTGTCACATTTCATCCAGCGACAAGACTGTTAGCAGTCGGGTTCACTACCGGGGAATTTCGTCTTTACGATATGCCTGATTTCACGCTGATTCAACAACTTTCTATGGGACAAAACCCTGTTAACACCGTTAGTGTCAACAACACCGGTGAATGGCTAGCGTTTGGTTCCAGCAAATTGGGCCAACTACTGGTTTACGAATGGCAATCAGAATCATACATCTTGAAACAGCAGGGCCATTTCGATTCTACTAACAGTCTTGCATACTCTCCAGACGGTTCACGTGTGGTGACGGCATCCGATGACGGGAAGATCAAGGTCTGGGACATAACATCAGGTTTTTGTTTGGCCACTTTCGAGGAACACACCTCTTCAGTGACCGCTGTGCAATTTGCCAAAAGGGGCCAAGTCATGTTTTCATCATCGTTGGATGGTACTGTAAGGGCCTGGGACTTAATCAGATATCGAAATTTCAGAACGTTTACCGGTACTGAAAGGATTCAATTCAATTGTTTGGCGGTGGATCCCTCAGGTGAAGTCGTTTGTGCTGGGTCCCTGGATAATTTTGACATACATGTTTGGTCCGTACAAACCGGTCAATTATTGGATGCTTTGTCTGGCCATGAGGGTCCCGTTTCGTGTCTTTCATTTAGTCAAGAAAACAGCGTTTTGGCTTCTGCATCATGGGATAAAACAATCAGAATTTGGTCCATATTTGGTAGGAGCCAACAAGTGGAACCCTTGGAAGTCTACTCCGATGTCTTGGCGTTGTCAATGAGACCAGATGGGAAAGAAGTGGCAGTTTCTACTTTAAAAGGTCAAATTTCCATATTCAACATAGAAGATGCCAAGCAAGTGGGTAACATTGACTGTAGAAAGGATATAATCTCTGGTAGATTTAATGAAGATAGATTCACAGCGAAAAATTCCGAACGTTCCAAGTTTTTCACCACAATCCATTACAGTTTTGACGGTATGGCCATTGTGGCTGGtggtaataataattcCATTTGTTTATATGATGTTCCAAACGAagttttattgaaaagattcaTTGTATCCAGAAATATGGCACTCAATGGTActttggaatttttgaacaGTAAGAAGATGACTGAAGCAGGCTCATTGGATTTAATCGACGATGCAGGGGAAAATTCAGATTTGGAAGATCGTATTGATAATTCTCTACCAGGTTCTCAAAGAGGCGGCGATCTGTCAACTAGGAAGATGAGGCCTGAGGTGAGAGTTACTTCAGTCGAGTTCTCACCAACAGCGAATGCTTTTGCCGCTGCTTCAACAGAAGGCTTGTTGATATATTCTACCAATGACACGATATTATTCGACCCATTTGATCTTGATGTGGACGTTACTCCTCGTGCCGCAGTAGATGCACTACGGGAAAAGCAGTATCTGAATGCTTTAATAATGGCATTCAGAttaaatgaagaatatttgaTCAACAAAGTTTATGAATCCATACCTGTTAAAGAAATTCCTTTGGTTGCGAGTAATGTTCCTGTAGTATATTTGCCGAGGATCCTGAAATTCATTGGCGATTTTGCTATTGAGTCCCAACACATCGAGTTTAATTTAATTTGGATTAAAGCTTTGTTATCTGCAAGTGGTGATTACATAAACGAACACAAATATCTTTTTTCGACGGCTATGAGGTCAATACAGAGATTTATTGCTAGAGTGGCTAAGGATGTGGTCAACACTACGACTGATAATAAATACGCCTATAGATTCTTGATCTCAACTGATGGGTCCATGAATGATGGCGAAGTTGATGATGGCGAAGCACTATTAGAAGACGAcagagaagaagataaagatgaagcagataaagaagaagacgatgTGGTAATGGAGGAATCTGACGACGAAGGGGGATGGATTGGTTTCAATGGGAAAGATAACAAATTACAGTTGtctaatgaaaatgattcCAGCGACGAAGAGCAAGATCAGAAAGAACTTCtctaa
- the YIH1 gene encoding Yih1p (similar to Saccharomyces cerevisiae YIH1 (YCR059C); ancestral locus Anc_6.327), producing MDDDHEQLVEELEAVEAIYPDLLSKKQEDGSMIAVKVPQHEYMTLQISFPTRYPSEEAPNVIDVSVCTSLAKRDLYDTKYLQHLFQEVMDSVFHRGSVCLFDFLTELDGVLYVEPEEETEVVLQSDIPTDPFEGWIASDPITDRGSTFMAFAAHVTSEEQAFDMLDLLKTDSKMRKANHVMSAWRIKQDGCAATYQDSDDDGETAAGSRMLHLITIMDVWNVIVVVARWFGGAHIGPDRFKHINSTAREAVIRAGLDK from the coding sequence ATGGACGACGATCACGAACAGTTGGTCGAAGAACTGGAGGCCGTCGAGGCTATCTACCCAGACCTTCTCTCCAAGAAGCAGGAAGACGGCAGCATGATCGCCGTGAAGGTCCCGCAGCACGAATACATGACACTGCAGATCTCCTTCCCAACGCGCTACCCGTCCGAAGAGGCCCCTAACGTTATTGACGTTAGCGTCTGCACTTCTTTGGCTAAGCGTGACCTCTACGATACTAAGTACTTGCAGCATCTGTTCCAGGAAGTCATGGATTCCGTGTTTCATCGCGGATCCGTATGTCTGTTCGACTTTCTTACTGAACTCGACGGTGTCTTGTATGTCGAGCCAGAAGAGGAGACAGAAGTGGTCCTGCAGAGTGACATTCCTACGGACCCCTTCGAGGGATGGATTGCCTCGGACCCCATCACCGATAGAGGTTCAACTTTCATGGCCTTTGCAGCGCATGTTACCTCCGAGGAGCAAGCCTTTGACATGCTCGACTTGCTCAAGACAGACTCCAAGATGCGTAAGGCGAATCACGTCATGAGCGCCTGGCGTATCAAGCAGGATGGCTGTGCAGCAACATACCAAGACTCGGATGACGACGGTGAAACTGCCGCCGGTTCGAGAATGCTTCATCTGATCACCATCATGGATGTGTGGAACGTCATCGTTGTGGTAGCCCGTTGGTTTGGTGGCGCCCACATAGGACCTGACCGGTTCAAACACATCAATTCCACGGCGAGAGAAGCTGTCATTAGGGCAGGTCTCGACAAGTAA
- the TAH1 gene encoding Tah1p (similar to Saccharomyces cerevisiae TAH1 (YCR060W); ancestral locus Anc_6.328) — protein sequence MAANVTQFEKEKELGNALFKQGLYREAVDSYDQLITAQPQNPVGYSNKAMALIKLAEYTHAIQTCQEGLRYALGPEHAAIRSKLQYRLKLSQTEAGSIEIPVIEVDELPAGYDRS from the coding sequence ATGGCAGCGAACGTAACgcaatttgaaaaggagaaagaaCTGGGCAATGCTCTATTCAAACAGGGGCTCTACCGCGAAGCCGTGGACAGCTACGACCAGCTAATCACTGCGCAGCCGCAGAACCCGGTTGGGTACAGCAACAAAGCCATGGCGTTGATCAAGCTGGCGGAATATACACACGCTATACAGACGTGCCAGGAAGGACTGCGGTATGCGTTGGGGCCAGAGCACGCGGCCATCAGATCTAAGCTACAGTATCGTCTGAAGCTGTCACAGACTGAAGCAGGGTCAATAGAGATCCCCGTCATAGAGGTTGATGAACTACCGGCAGGATACGACCGGTCCTAG
- the TVS1 gene encoding Tvs1p (similar to Saccharomyces cerevisiae YCR061W; ancestral locus Anc_6.329), with amino-acid sequence MVRFVSILSLLGCAAALVIAHGDMDMDTDMRPFASVAVSPTASIVPVAHEPKHLHGVPILQSPSLTPAERLYWESYNTTTYFTTQAGNRGALRFHIITLVLIAFVLYPVSLALSAASSKWYLPLLLVNLCICISSVVALSVFKSSFPEDEWYAHNIYGTTSGLLLVLMAVHFFAAVLSVPVSSESKKDYHAVDTIPLDDLESTPVIVNSARGSPSPSSNRDTLFSLSSDTTTNNNNNQDNGNINSNKREHIDGEEETDSTSNHNTLRDEDYNDDEVAFIEAPPLSARDIPVFRVLFANTKYQVLAAQLSYAANVMHHILMYPLFMYIFVDLVIGFAVGNLLGKGIRIFNLLAHWIKGGVFFTLGVVSLARYCGFGAKYGWAWNNICFTSQLSQERSSNLLFRFAPAGTFTMESIESFLIFFYGSTNIFLEHLAGNGGAWTAKDLQHVSIAFMFIGTGLCGLLTEYKLNHWRFEHARKHSHTDVVAATPGYSPNPFPAFTIFWTGILMSQHAQSSQFSTTIHTQWGYLLSYGSFFRLLTFLILFLVPNTNCTASKPFTELITSFCLLCGGLVFMESTDQSIEAMEYRGFTPMFTFNLSVGFVSLLMAWEMILFIWKDRLIKTRKTSL; translated from the coding sequence ATGGTGCGTTTCGTTTCGATATTAAGTTTGCTTGGCTGTGCGGCGGCACTTGTCATAGCTCATGGTGACATGGATATGGACACGGATATGAGACCATTCGCATCTGTTGCTGTCTCACCCACGGCATCGATTGTTCCTGTGGCGCATGAACCAAAACATCTGCATGGTGTTCCTATTCTGCAATCGCCTTCACTTACCCCCGCGGAAAGATTATACTGGGAAAGCTACAACACTACGACCTATTTTACGACACAAGCTGGAAACAGGGGTGCCCTTCGTTTCCACATTATCACGCTGGTTCTTATTGCATTCGTGCTCTACCCGGTGTCTCTGGCGCTAAGCGCGGCCTCTTCCAAGTGGTACTTGCCCCTGTTGTTGGTTAACCTATGCATATGTATTTCGTCCGTTGTGGCACTTTCAGTGTTTAAAAGCTCCTTCCCAGAAGATGAATGGTATGCACACAATATCTACGGCACGACCTCGGGGCTTCTTCTCGTTCTCATGGctgttcatttttttgctgCAGTGCTCTCTGTCCCCGTCTCATCAGAATCGAAAAAAGACTACCATGCCGTTGACACTATCCCGCTGGATGACCTTGAGTCCACACCCGTCATAGTCAACAGCGCACGTGGCTCTCCCAGCCCTTCTTCTAATAGAGATACGTTGTTTTCCCTCTCTTCTGACACCACcaccaacaacaacaacaaccaGGACAACGGCAATATCAATAGTAACAAGCGGGAGCACATTGATGGCGAGGAAGAGACTGACAGTACGTCTAACCACAACACTTTGCGTGACGAAGATTACAATGACGATGAAGTTGCCTTCATTGAAGCTCCACCTCTATCTGCGCGAGATATCCCCGTTTTCCGCGTCTTGTTTGCCAATACAAAGTACCAGGTCCTTGCCGCCCAGCTCTCATACGCCGCTAATGTGATGCATCACATACTAATGTACCCGTTATTCATGTATATCTTCGTAGATCTGGTCATTGGCTTCGCGGTGGGTAACTTGCTCGGCAAGGGTATCCGCATCTTCAATCTCTTAGCCCACTGGATCAAAGGCGGCGTGTTTTTTACCCTCGGTGTTGTTTCTCTGGCAAGATACTGCGGTTTCGGAGCTAAATACGGCTGGGCATGGAACAACATCTGCTTCACCTCTCAGCTCTCTCAAGAGCGTTCCTCGAATCTTCTGTTCCGATTTGCGCCCGCGGGAACTTTCACCATGGAATCGATCGAATCGTTCCTCATCTTTTTCTATGGGTCTACTAACATCTTCTTGGAACACTTGGCAGGGAATGGCGGCGCATGGACCGCCAAGGATCTGCAGCACGTATCTATTGCCTTCATGTTCATAGGGACTGGGCTGTGTGGACTTCTCACGGAATACAAGCTAAACCACTGGCGATTCGAGCATGCTCGCAAACACTCGCACACCGATGTGGTCGCTGCCACGCCGGGATACTCTCCGAACCCTTTCCCGGCTTTCACCATATTTTGGACCGGTATCCTCATGTCCCAGCACGCACAGTCTTCACAATTCTCAACTACCATTCACACCCAGTGGGGGTACTTGCTGTCATATGGGTCCTTTTTCCGTCTGCTGACGTTCTTGATCCTGTTTTTAGTGCCCAACACCAACTGCACCGCATCCAAGCCATTCACGGAGTTGATTACGTCTTTCTGTCTACTTTGTGGTGGCCTCGTGTTTATGGAGTCCACCGATCAATCCATCGAAGCCATGGAATACAGAGGGTTCACCCCCATGTTCACTTTCAACCTCAGTGTTGGGTTTGTGTCTCTGCTGATGGCTTGGGAgatgattttatttatttggAAGGACAGACTCATTAAAACCAGAAAAACCAGTCTTTAA
- the BUD31 gene encoding U2 snRNP complex subunit BUD31 (similar to Saccharomyces cerevisiae BUD31 (YCR063W); ancestral locus Anc_6.330) → MPRVKTRRSKPAPDGFEKIKPTLTDFEIQLRDAQRDKSSKLATKSTEQLWEIMQLHHQRSRYIYTLYYKRKTISKDLYHWLLKEKYADKLLIAKWRKAGYEKLCCLRCIQKNETNNGSTCICRVPRAQLEEEAHKKGTQVSFHQCVHCGCRGCSSTD, encoded by the coding sequence ATGCCGCGTGTGAAGACGAGAAGATCCAAACCTGCACCTGACGGGTTCGAAAAAATCAAGCCAACCCTAACCGATTTCGAAATCCAACTCAGAGATGCGCAAAGGGACAAGTCATCTAAGCTCGCTACAAAGTCCACTGAACAGCTCTGGGAAATAATGCAGCTTCACCACCAGCGGTCTAGATACATATATACCCTGTATTACAAGAGAAAGACCATCTCCAAAGATCTGTACCACTGGTTGCTGAAGGAAAAGTACGCAGACAAACTACTTATTGCCAAATGGCGCAAGGCTGGATATGAAAAACTGTGTTGTCTGCGCTGCATTCAAAAGAACGAAACCAACAACGGTAGCACTTGCATCTGCAGGGTGCCTCGTGCACAgctggaagaagaagcacaCAAGAAAGGCACTCAGGTCTCCTTCCATCAATGCGTCCATTGCGGCTGCAGGGGATGTTCAAGCACAGATTAA
- the HCM1 gene encoding Hcm1p (similar to Saccharomyces cerevisiae HCM1 (YCR065W); ancestral locus Anc_6.331) translates to MMNEDISINGEQNSFLTEKGTMLLAHAKRTLEDDKEMITPPSSTVRRTGKDVDKRLSHPLSPDHSSPIAPSKAKRQRSDTCARSNGNLTLEEILQSLERRRINGELAKKPPYSYATLICLAILQSQEGKLTLSQIYYWIHVHFPYYKPKDASWQNSIRHNLSLNDAFIKTEKSCDGKGHFWEVRPGAEIKFFKGENRGYDFVKNSLRDIEKYFEIDATPDELQEAEDVKCNSDLSDQQEVEEAEEAGKFPSIEIQLNSSPILKVSQLDQIPQLKTDNTLNPQQNLNSMRNMIEHDDNSIDALEPPYVMKKYHTSLGLPSLMDSKDHFQIGSKNNSITQANRFNTLPITCAKSPQNFRKYFTSFNSNFEDLSPLRSNVGAGSLLDPLPYSPLKLYDQKNLALMSKPQSQQSYSNSQLPPPSSSHAADLLKTPKMKHFDAVEKTPSQLISTPKDGNSILRKWQTPSHLFEDLYCSPLFRAIETPIRYITTPGGTLETQISPRKSSAPDVLTNATNSKFASSGLFGVDVYSVWKRATENLPEGEKLADNHPYLNHSSKDCGNEKN, encoded by the coding sequence ATGATGAATGAAGATATATCCATCAATGGTGAGCAAAACAGTTTTCTAACCGAAAAGGGCACAATGCTATTAGCTCACGCCAAGAGAACCCTAGAAGATGACAAGGAAATGATTACTCCTCCTAGCTCGACTGTGAGAAGAACGGGGAAGGACGTAGATAAGAGATTGTCGCATCCTCTGTCACCAGATCACTCGTCTCCCATTGCTCCATCCAAGGCCAAGCGTCAAAGATCGGACACATGCGCGCGTTCCAATGGTAATTTGACGTTAGAGGAGATTCTTCAATCTTTGGAAAGGAGAAGAATAAATGGTGAACTTGCCAAGAAACCTCCATATTCTTACGCAACTTTGATATGCTTGGCTATCTTGCAATCGCAGGAGGGGAAACTTACGCTATCTCAGATATACTATTGGATTCATGTTCACTTTCCTTATTATAAACCGAAGGACGCTAGTTGGCAAAACTCTATAAGACACAACTTGTCGCTAAATGATGCATTCATCAAGACAGAAAAGTCGTGTGATGGTAAGGGTCATTTCTGGGAGGTAAGACCAGGCGCTgaaataaaatttttcaaaggtgAAAATCGTGGTTATGATTTTGTGAAGAATTCATTACGAGACATTGAGAAGTATTTCGAGATAGATGCTACACCTGATGAGTTGCAAGAAGCGGAAGACGTTAAATGTAATAGTGATCTTTCTGACCAGCAGGAAGTAGAAGAAGCAGAAGAAGCAGGAAAATTTCCCTCAATCGAAATTCAGTTAAATTCTTCTCCAATATTAAAAGTCTCCCAACTAGATCAAATACCGCAATTGAAGACAGATAATACATTAAATCCGCAACAAAATCTAAATTCGATGCGAAACATGATAGAACACGATGATAACAGTATTGATGCCTTGGAACCTCCTTatgtaatgaaaaagtaCCATACGTCCTTGGGTTTACCGTCGTTGATGGATTCCAAagatcattttcaaattggtTCCAAAAACAATAGCATCACTCAGGCAAATAGATTTAATACACTCCCTATAACTTGCGCAAAGTCTCCtcaaaatttcagaaaatACTTCACCTCGTTCAATtctaattttgaagatttgtCTCCACTTCGAAGTAATGTAGGGGCTGGTTCTCTACTCGACCCACTTCCGTATTCGCCATTGAAACTGTATGATCAGAAAAATCTTGCGCTTATGTCGAAACCACAATCTCAGCAATCATATTCCAATTCCCAACTCCCACCTCCATCTTCCTCTCATGCTGCGGACCTACTGAAGACgccaaaaatgaaacattTCGACGCCGTAGAGAAGACTCCATCGCAGTTGATAAGCACACCTAAGGATGGCAACTCAATTTTAAGAAAATGGCAAACTCCTTCACATCTTTTCGAAGACTTGTACTGCTCTCCCTTATTTAGAGCTATAGAGACTCCGATCAGGTATATCACGACGCCAGGAGGCACGTTAGAAACCCAAATTTCACCAAGGAAATCCTCTGCGCCTGATGTTCTAACAAATGCAACAAATTCCAAATTCGCATCAAGCGGTCTCTTTGGCGTAGATGTTTATTCTGTTTGGAAGCGTGCGACTGAAAACCTTCCTGAGGGTGAAAAATTAGCAGATAACCATCCTTATCTCAATCACTCTTCCAAAGATTGTGGtaatgagaaaaattga